From Jeotgalibacillus haloalkalitolerans:
CCGGGAAATATTAAGTTAATTTATTTCCACGCATTTTTCGGGAAATACGGCTTAACCTGTGTTTAATCTGATCCAGCTTCTTTTGTTTTAATTCTTCTTTAATATTTTCTGCATCAAGGGCTTTTATCGCCCGCATCGCAAATAAATATGCCTTTTCAAAGTCTTTTGTCTGATGCTCATATATTTTTGAGATTTCAACCGCTGCGATTCTCTGTTCTTTTGGAACACTTTTTTCAAGGGATATCGTAAAGAGCCGCAATGCCTGTTCAAACTGCTGCTGTTTTTTGTATTCAAAAGCTAAATGAAATGCAGCTGATGGATTTGCATCCATCTGATAAGAATCTTTTAAATATTTTTCCGAGATCAGCTGCTCACCTTCTTTTTTAAACCATTTCCCGGTCTCTAGTTTCTCGATGCTGCTCTGATTCTGATCGGTTCCAAGCAGCTGTAAGCTGATGTGCGTATATAAAGTAATTAACGAAAGAATGTCTTTTTCATTATGTTCAAGCACCTTCAGCATACCCTCAGGATGCTTCCTCTCCACAAAATCAAAGTAAATAGCCGGTGCAAGGTAACCAGGTATATCATCTTCTCTGACAAAACCGAGCTTTTCTTCCTCAAGGCTTTTTAATTTCAGTGATTTCAGACTGCTTTTCCAGATCCGCTTAGCTGCATGATATAAATCAAAGTGTCCGGTCTCAGGTAATCTGGGTACATGATTCCTGATCAGGGTATGGCGTGATTGAACCTGAGGCCAGTCAAATGACTTCCCGTTAAACGTAACGAGTGTTTCATAATTCACGTTTTCAAGAAAGCTCAGATATAATGCAATTTCATTTGATGGATCAGTTAAAATATGCTGCTTTAAGACAAACCTGTTATTTTCAAACTTCGCATACCCCAGCAGAAATATGGAAGTCCCCGTTCCACTTAATCCTGTTGTTTCTGTATCAAAAAAGAAGAGATCCTCAACCCTGAAACCTTTAGCTGAAAGAGAGTGATTAAAATCAGTCTGATTCCAGGCTTCCAACACGCCTAATAAATCTGAAAGCTGATAACGTCCGTGAGTAAAATCAACAGGATAATGTACTTCCCTGATCAGACAATGCTGATCTTCATAAGTGAATACTTCTGTATCGTTATCCTTCCAGATATCCATATATGGAAGTTCTTCAGTTTCTATGTCTTTTTTTTGATTGTTCTCCTGAAGATGCGGCTTCATACGTGCCAATTTCTTTTTAAGGTTCATTTGACTAACTCTCCATCGCTTCTGCAAATAAAGTCAACAGGGCATAGGCATCCTTTTTACCGCCAGTAAATGAGATTTCTGTTCCAACGCATGATGGACATCCCTCTTCACAGCTGCATCTTTTTACAAGTGAAGCTGCTTCTCTGATCAGACGGCCTCCTGTTTCATATACTTTTTCACTGAGACCAATACCTCCGGGATAACGGTCGTAAATAAAGATCGTCGGCAACTGGTTATGGACTGCTTTTACCTGAGGTGTGATCTGGATATCCTGCGGGTCACACATGACATGCACCGGAACAATTGCCTTTAAAGCATGAGCAGCACCAATCATACCCTGCTCAATTCTTTCATCCGTCATATCATTCAGATCCTCACTCAAAGCAAACCACGCAGCGCTGGTGTGAAGTTCTTCTTCAGGCAGATCAATCGGACCTGATCCTATATTTTCATGCGTATCAAACTTGATTTTTTTAAAAATGGTTGCCATGGCTCTTACTGATACATCCCCATAGGAGACACGTGCAGCGGCAGTTTCTTTACATTTATCTTCTTCGAGTACGGATAATTGAACAGCCAGGTTTGCATCCGTATAGTAATCAACTTCGACTTCCCTGACAAACGCTTTTTTCTCTTCCCAGTCAAGAAACTCAACCTGATATTGAACACCCTGATGAAGATAAATTGCTTCATCATGTAACAGGGTCATCGCACTGAAACGGTCCATTTCACCAAGCACTTTATGGGAAGCTGTTTCTGTCTGGTCTATAATCACTACATTTTCCTGGGAGGCTGAACGCAGGCTGATATTATGAGCAGGAAATGCATCATTCATCCAATGCCATTTATTACCGGAAAAATGCAGCACGCGCTCTTCTGTCAGGTATTCCAGCAGATCAGTGGGATCTATCTCACCAAATAGCTCGTCCTTTTCAAAAGGAAGTTCGAATGCAGCACATTTTAAATGGTCCAGCATAATAATAATATTTTCAGGATTAATTCTGGCTGTTTCAGGGCTTGACTCTAAAAAATAGTCCGGATGCTGAATTACAAACTGGTCAAGCGGGCTTGAACTTGCAACCATAATGATCAATGCTTCTCCCTGTCTGCGTCCTGCACGCCCTGCCTGCTGCCAAGCACTGGCAATTGTACCAGGGTAACCTGTCATGACACAGGCCTGAAGCTGCCCGATATCCACGCCGAGTTCGAGTGCATTTGTACTCACCACACCATATACATCCCCTGTACGCAATCCCTTTTCAATTTCTCTGCGCTGTGTTGGCAGGTAACCACCGCGATAACCTCTGATTGATTTAGGCCCCAATTCATTTTTTACAAGTTCCTGCAGATAAGTGAGTATTATCTCAACTCTCA
This genomic window contains:
- a CDS encoding DEAD/DEAH box helicase; the protein is MRKKTLSEIAESFRENRDISEQIIKWHTIEPKEAVYAPLPDLVHPDLQKALERRGIGRLYSHQAEAFEAVSNGRSITAVTPTASGKTLCYNLPVIHQIMNDHHSRALYIFPTKALAQDQKTELNELLELAEASINSYTYDGDTPAGIRQKVRKAGHIVITNPDMLHSAILPHHTKWVSLFENLKYVVIDELHIYRGVFGSHVANVIKRLKRICKFYGSDPIFICTSATIANPKELAENLTGKEMKLIDQNGAPSAKKHFVFYNPPVVNHQMNIRRSATLEVRRIAGLLLKEKIQTIVFARSRVRVEIILTYLQELVKNELGPKSIRGYRGGYLPTQRREIEKGLRTGDVYGVVSTNALELGVDIGQLQACVMTGYPGTIASAWQQAGRAGRRQGEALIIMVASSSPLDQFVIQHPDYFLESSPETARINPENIIIMLDHLKCAAFELPFEKDELFGEIDPTDLLEYLTEERVLHFSGNKWHWMNDAFPAHNISLRSASQENVVIIDQTETASHKVLGEMDRFSAMTLLHDEAIYLHQGVQYQVEFLDWEEKKAFVREVEVDYYTDANLAVQLSVLEEDKCKETAAARVSYGDVSVRAMATIFKKIKFDTHENIGSGPIDLPEEELHTSAAWFALSEDLNDMTDERIEQGMIGAAHALKAIVPVHVMCDPQDIQITPQVKAVHNQLPTIFIYDRYPGGIGLSEKVYETGGRLIREAASLVKRCSCEEGCPSCVGTEISFTGGKKDAYALLTLFAEAMES
- a CDS encoding ribonuclease H-like domain-containing protein, which produces MNLKKKLARMKPHLQENNQKKDIETEELPYMDIWKDNDTEVFTYEDQHCLIREVHYPVDFTHGRYQLSDLLGVLEAWNQTDFNHSLSAKGFRVEDLFFFDTETTGLSGTGTSIFLLGYAKFENNRFVLKQHILTDPSNEIALYLSFLENVNYETLVTFNGKSFDWPQVQSRHTLIRNHVPRLPETGHFDLYHAAKRIWKSSLKSLKLKSLEEEKLGFVREDDIPGYLAPAIYFDFVERKHPEGMLKVLEHNEKDILSLITLYTHISLQLLGTDQNQSSIEKLETGKWFKKEGEQLISEKYLKDSYQMDANPSAAFHLAFEYKKQQQFEQALRLFTISLEKSVPKEQRIAAVEISKIYEHQTKDFEKAYLFAMRAIKALDAENIKEELKQKKLDQIKHRLSRISRKMRGNKLT